A single window of Ananas comosus cultivar F153 linkage group 17, ASM154086v1, whole genome shotgun sequence DNA harbors:
- the LOC109722916 gene encoding formin-like protein 7 — MESQPPPAGRPPWFRLASIARQEAPPQPPPPPSRPPIFSALRSRADQPTAQPTPTPPPPPPPPSISPQLPAAPSTGNGIAVTGEQQASRPSTAPSRPATPQSPKIIKTSSQTPPLSPKAYHPLPAAPNPEPEPKIIPTTPNQTGSIAAKGDSEKNGSKDAANGFGNLQRDEPAVEDKRTASETKKEDARAPPPSSLHPTRRHDDNKMRIITLAGKNVGAYMELGPSLARKVEASASGSHGGKAVGENSASKSPKPLTTTVNSNVQSINNSWLINSSCNLRSPGVHVKLVSRRKSKNGRPADPVKENPK; from the coding sequence ATGGAAAGCCAACCCCCTCCCGCCGGCCGCCCCCCGTGGTTCCGACTGGCCTCCATCGCCCGCCAAGAAGCCCCGCCACAACCCCCGCCACCTCCAAGCCGGCCGCCCATCTTTTCTGCATTACGGTCGCGTGCCGATCAGCCCACAGCCCAACCAACGccaacgccgccgccgccgccgccgccaccgtcgaTATCGCCGCAACTGCCAGCGGCGCCCAGCACGGGCAACGGCATTGCCGTCACGGGCGAGCAGCAAGCATCCAGGCCGTCAACCGCACCGTCCCGACCTGCGACGCCTCAATCCCCGAAAATCATCAAGACTTCTTCCCAGACGCCGCCCCTGTCCCCGAAGGCGTACCACCCGTTGCCCGCTGCCCCCAACCCGGAGCCTGAACCAAAGATCATACCAACgaccccgaaccaaacagggAGCATTGCTGCGAAAGGCGACAGCGAGAAGAACGGTTCCAAGGATGCCGCCAATGGCTTCGGCAACCTGCAGAGAGACGAGCCTGCTGTCGAAGATAAGCGAACAGCCTCCGAGACAAAGAAAGAAGACGCGAGAGCGCCGCCTCCTTCCTCGTTACATCCGACGCGGAGACATGATGATAACAAAATGAGGATCATAACATTAGCAGGCAAGAATGTGGGGGCTTACATGGAGCTCGGGCCTTCTCTTgcgaggaaagtcgaagcgaGTGCTTCTGGGAGCCACGGCGGAAAAGCTGTTGGTGAGAACTCGGCCAGCAAAAGCCCGAAGCCCTTAACCACCACGGTGAACAGCAATGTGCAGAGCATCAACAACTCGTGGCTCATCAATAGCTCATGCAATCTCCGAAGCCCCGGTGTGCATGTCAAACTCGTTAGCCGCCGCAAGTCCAAGAATGGCCGCCCCGCCGATCCCGTAAAAGAGAACCCAAAATAA